From Bdellovibrionota bacterium, one genomic window encodes:
- a CDS encoding MMPL family transporter yields MRFWIQLMIKYRKAVIVLTGLLTILLLTQLSGLQIIIDPDNILPRNHHFVKTNDLIEKTFGNKFTVVIGLTPKSGDIYQTQFLDRVKEITERIENAPGAIKSHINGLATSKAKQIILTPEGPVPVPILDKTPETMEEMLQFKDALHSDPVFKRLLYSDDEKTTQIIAEFSKIEGGFKAIEKNVRDAISPSLDGSIDVEIGGLPIFLSALESFSERMAFLFPLALILIGLIHYEAFRTKQALILPLVTALLAVVWAIGGLGLMRQSFDVFNASTPILILAIAAGHAVQILKRYYEEFHHIKKSRPELSLKEMNFAAVEETLTKVGPVMVVACTVAALGFFSLVIFEIKTIRTFGLFTGFGVLSALVIELTFIPALRAILPPPGDKESQREQQISFWDKITEYFFNLAFNKRKFVYIISLAFLVLFSLGAYWVKIDNSQKEYFLDSLQVKKDDALINAKLAGTNVVYVLVDGKIPDSVSKLPVVQGIEKTQKFLEQQPLVGKTVSINNFIKRMNQAMNVNKEEFYKLPEDPETLGAFFQAFEERGEEGEFDSWVDKDRKKTIIAAFIKTDSSAYIEDLTKKINVFAKTNFPPEISVDIGGGAVNGVALNEVMIREKILNIAQILFAVFLVSSIVFRSFIAGILILVPLIAAVVVNFGVMGLFSIPLQIATALVSAMAVGIGADYGIYMSYRMREELRKDQSEEDALHKAYRSAGKATLFVSSAVAGGFGILMISWGFLIHIWMGFLIATAMLTSSIAALTLFPALVLTMRPRFIFEKRK; encoded by the coding sequence ATGCGCTTTTGGATTCAGCTTATGATCAAGTACCGCAAGGCCGTAATTGTCTTGACGGGTTTACTCACAATTTTACTTTTAACTCAATTGAGCGGTCTGCAAATAATTATTGATCCAGATAATATTTTGCCTCGCAACCATCATTTTGTAAAAACGAATGATCTAATAGAAAAAACTTTTGGGAATAAATTTACAGTAGTGATTGGGCTCACTCCAAAGTCTGGTGACATTTATCAAACACAATTTTTAGACCGGGTAAAAGAAATCACCGAGAGAATTGAAAATGCTCCAGGCGCTATCAAAAGCCATATCAATGGCCTAGCAACAAGTAAAGCTAAGCAAATCATACTCACTCCGGAGGGACCTGTTCCTGTGCCGATCCTAGATAAAACACCGGAGACGATGGAGGAGATGCTGCAGTTCAAAGATGCGCTCCATTCAGATCCTGTTTTTAAACGACTGCTTTATTCTGACGATGAAAAAACCACTCAGATTATTGCTGAGTTTTCAAAGATAGAAGGAGGGTTTAAGGCCATTGAAAAGAACGTACGGGATGCAATCAGTCCTTCACTGGACGGCAGTATTGATGTTGAGATTGGCGGATTGCCTATTTTTCTGTCCGCTCTAGAGTCTTTTTCTGAGCGTATGGCATTTCTATTTCCACTCGCTCTAATATTGATTGGATTGATTCACTACGAAGCCTTTCGCACAAAGCAGGCGTTAATTTTACCGCTTGTAACCGCACTACTTGCTGTAGTTTGGGCTATCGGTGGACTTGGATTAATGCGCCAGTCATTTGATGTTTTCAATGCCTCTACACCCATACTTATTTTAGCTATTGCTGCGGGTCACGCTGTACAAATTTTAAAGAGATACTACGAGGAATTCCATCACATTAAAAAATCACGTCCAGAGCTTTCATTAAAGGAAATGAATTTTGCTGCGGTCGAAGAGACTCTAACAAAAGTTGGACCTGTGATGGTCGTAGCTTGTACAGTTGCGGCACTTGGCTTTTTTAGTTTAGTTATCTTTGAAATTAAAACCATCAGAACTTTCGGTCTATTTACGGGCTTTGGAGTATTGAGTGCTCTCGTTATTGAGCTGACATTCATTCCAGCATTGCGGGCAATACTGCCGCCTCCTGGAGATAAAGAGAGTCAGCGCGAACAGCAAATTTCTTTTTGGGATAAAATTACAGAGTATTTCTTTAACTTGGCTTTCAATAAAAGAAAATTTGTTTACATCATATCTTTGGCATTTCTCGTTCTATTTTCGTTAGGAGCTTATTGGGTAAAAATTGATAACTCTCAGAAAGAGTATTTTTTGGATTCGTTACAAGTTAAAAAAGACGATGCCCTTATAAACGCTAAATTAGCAGGAACAAATGTTGTCTATGTTTTGGTAGATGGGAAAATCCCAGACTCTGTTTCGAAACTCCCTGTTGTACAAGGCATAGAAAAAACTCAAAAATTTTTAGAACAACAGCCATTGGTGGGAAAGACTGTTTCCATAAATAATTTTATCAAGCGAATGAATCAGGCTATGAACGTTAATAAGGAAGAGTTTTATAAGTTACCTGAGGACCCAGAAACCCTTGGTGCGTTCTTTCAAGCTTTTGAGGAACGCGGTGAAGAAGGAGAGTTTGATAGCTGGGTAGACAAAGATCGTAAGAAAACCATAATAGCAGCTTTTATCAAAACTGATAGCAGTGCCTATATTGAAGATCTAACTAAAAAAATAAATGTATTTGCTAAAACTAACTTTCCACCAGAAATTTCAGTTGATATTGGAGGTGGTGCCGTCAATGGCGTTGCTCTGAACGAAGTAATGATTCGTGAGAAAATTTTGAATATTGCTCAGATCCTCTTCGCAGTATTTTTAGTTTCCTCAATAGTATTTAGATCGTTCATTGCAGGAATTCTAATTTTGGTGCCATTGATTGCAGCGGTTGTTGTTAATTTTGGTGTGATGGGCTTATTCTCCATTCCACTTCAAATTGCCACAGCACTAGTGTCGGCAATGGCAGTTGGTATTGGAGCAGATTATGGCATCTATATGAGCTACAGGATGAGGGAAGAGCTCCGTAAAGATCAATCCGAGGAAGATGCGTTACACAAGGCCTATCGTTCTGCAGGCAAGGCCACATTGTTTGTATCTTCTGCTGTTGCCGGCGGCTTTGGTATTTTGATGATATCTTGGGGATTCCTAATTCATATATGGATGGGTTTCTTGATCGCAACGGCAATGCTTACAAGCTCTATAGCGGCACTAACGTTGTTCCCAGCTTTAGTACTTACAATGCGTCCACGTTTTATTTTTGAAAAAAGAAAATAA